Within the Plectropomus leopardus isolate mb unplaced genomic scaffold, YSFRI_Pleo_2.0 unplaced_scaffold30988, whole genome shotgun sequence genome, the region CGCTGAAGACCCACTGAGGGGACAACCCTCTGGACTGAGgacggagacagacagcagaaaaaCGTCATCGGGACACCTCGCAGTtacaaaacagagacagacacagctgTCAGGTGAGCACACCTGTGCGGTCGGCAGCTCAGGTGAGCTGGCCGGCGTACCTGCAGCTCCGCAGAGTGTTTGTTGAGCTGAGCGCTCAGCTGCAGCACCGTCTGGCCGTAGGAAGTGATGCGCAGCGGCAGGATGTGGTCGTGGGCCAATCGCAGCGCCATCTCCCCGACCAGCTCCCCTAAGCTCCGCCCTGTGACCCCCAGACGACCCCCCAGCACTTCCTGGAGGCGGGAGGTGGTGTCCAGCGGCGTGTTGACGAACGGGTACGCCCGCTCCTGAACGTACAGAGAGACGCTTTCACCGAACAGAATGAAACCAGGCGTTTTGGACGTTGTTTTGGACGTGTAGTGGACGTGTGGACACGTTACCTCGGTGAATCTGAGCTCCACAGCTGGGACTCCAGCGAAGGCGGTGAAGCTGTACGCTCCGCTGTTGAGGTACAGCGGCTTCATGCTGAGGAGGAACAGGACATCAACTCATGCTGCT harbors:
- the LOC121938683 gene encoding transferrin receptor protein 2-like; amino-acid sequence: MKPLYLNSGAYSFTAFAGVPAVELRFTEERAYPFVNTPLDTTSRLQEVLGGRLGVTGRSLGELVGEMALRLAHDHILPLRITSYGQTVLQLSAQLNKHSAELQSRGLSPQWVFSARGDYSRAAETLQRAIDYSDLHDPTTARLYNTRIMRVQVLHTLPLILLTSTTPGP